The Staphylococcus sp. KG4-3 genome has a window encoding:
- a CDS encoding aldehyde dehydrogenase family protein — protein sequence MIYTNPNESNAKYKVKEQYSNFIDGSWTEPQEGEYFDNISPITGENYSKVPRSSQKDVDLAVKAAKKAQVEWGKKSLAERSQLLLDIADRVEENLEYLAVIETFDNGKPVRETLAADLPLVVDHFRYFAGVIRAEEGGISQIDNDTVAYHYKEPLGVIGQIIPWNFPLLMATWKIAPAIVTGNAVVLKPAEQTPVSILHFIEIIEDILPKGLINVINGFGNETGEALATHKGINKVAFTGETTTGKIIMKNASDNVIPVTLELGGKSPNIFYKDIMDEDDEFLDKAVEGLVMFALNQGEVCTCPSRALVQEDIYDEFIKLCIDKVNKIKLGNPLDDTTMVGAQTSNEQQEKIKKYLDIGKDEGAEILVGGNVRKENENLKNGFYIEPTIFKGNQNMRVFQEEIFGPVLSVATFKDNDEALAMANDTIYGLGAGIWTRNQNIAYRAGRGIQAGRVWVNNYHTYPAHAAFGGYKMSGIGRENHLMMLEHYQQTKNLLVSYDTKPTGLF from the coding sequence ATGATTTATACAAACCCAAATGAAAGTAATGCAAAATACAAAGTTAAAGAGCAATATAGTAACTTTATTGATGGAAGTTGGACAGAGCCACAAGAAGGTGAATATTTTGATAATATTTCCCCAATTACTGGCGAAAATTATTCAAAAGTACCTAGATCTTCACAAAAAGATGTCGATTTAGCAGTAAAAGCTGCTAAAAAAGCACAAGTTGAGTGGGGGAAAAAGTCATTAGCTGAAAGGTCGCAACTTTTATTAGATATTGCGGATCGTGTAGAAGAGAATCTAGAATACTTAGCAGTTATCGAAACTTTTGATAATGGTAAACCTGTTAGAGAGACGCTTGCTGCAGATTTACCGTTAGTTGTAGATCATTTTAGATATTTTGCAGGTGTGATACGCGCAGAAGAAGGTGGTATTTCACAGATAGATAATGATACAGTAGCTTATCATTATAAAGAACCATTAGGAGTCATTGGTCAAATTATTCCGTGGAATTTCCCGTTACTTATGGCAACTTGGAAAATTGCTCCTGCTATAGTGACTGGAAATGCTGTCGTCCTTAAACCAGCAGAACAAACACCTGTGTCTATTCTACATTTCATTGAAATAATTGAAGACATTTTACCAAAAGGATTAATAAATGTCATAAATGGATTTGGCAATGAAACTGGTGAAGCACTTGCTACGCATAAAGGGATTAATAAAGTCGCTTTTACCGGTGAAACAACAACAGGTAAGATTATTATGAAGAATGCCAGTGACAATGTCATACCAGTAACTCTGGAATTAGGTGGCAAATCACCAAATATATTTTATAAAGATATTATGGATGAAGATGATGAATTTTTAGATAAAGCAGTAGAAGGATTAGTTATGTTTGCCTTAAATCAAGGTGAAGTTTGTACATGTCCTTCTAGAGCTTTGGTTCAAGAAGATATTTATGATGAATTTATAAAATTATGTATTGATAAAGTTAATAAAATAAAACTAGGGAACCCGTTGGATGATACAACAATGGTAGGTGCACAGACCTCCAATGAACAACAAGAAAAAATTAAGAAATACTTAGATATAGGTAAAGATGAAGGTGCAGAAATACTTGTTGGTGGTAATGTAAGAAAAGAAAATGAGAATTTAAAAAATGGTTTTTATATTGAACCTACTATTTTTAAAGGTAATCAAAATATGCGTGTGTTCCAAGAAGAGATTTTTGGACCAGTATTGTCAGTAGCAACCTTCAAAGATAACGATGAGGCATTAGCCATGGCAAATGATACAATTTATGGCTTAGGCGCTGGTATTTGGACAAGAAATCAGAATATAGCATATCGTGCTGGTAGAGGTATTCAAGCTGGTAGAGTATGGGTTAATAATTATCATACTTATCCGGCACATGCTGCTTTTGGCGGTTATAAAATGAGTGGTATAGGTCGAGAAAATCATTTAATGATGTTGGAACACTACCAACAAACAAAAAATTTATTGGTTAGTTACGATACGAAACCAACAGGACTATTTTAA